In Thermospira aquatica, the following proteins share a genomic window:
- the csrA gene encoding carbon storage regulator CsrA: MLVLSRREEESIIIDDTIEIKIVGIRQDQVKIGIIAPKNVKIFRKEVYQEIQEANKASAVSSLPFDDLKNVLKKDKKTEGGQS; the protein is encoded by the coding sequence GTGCTCGTTTTATCGAGGAGGGAAGAAGAATCCATCATTATCGATGACACGATCGAAATCAAGATCGTTGGTATTCGGCAGGACCAGGTAAAGATTGGCATCATTGCACCCAAAAATGTCAAAATATTTCGCAAAGAGGTATATCAGGAGATTCAAGAAGCCAACAAAGCTTCCGCTGTTTCCTCTCTTCCTTTTGACGATCTCAAAAACGTTCTCAAAAAAGACAAAAAGACCGAAGGAGGTCAATCATGA
- a CDS encoding polymer-forming cytoskeletal protein, whose translation MAHNIDRYRDYPTVTKLSNTSEWSGTMRFKTSLRIDGNYEGKIDAEGLLVIGPDAKIKGDIICDEVIVGGEIHGNVHARKRLELFNTAKLYGDIKTPKLKMDDGVIFQGKCEMLPTNK comes from the coding sequence ATGGCACACAATATTGATCGATATCGAGATTATCCTACGGTAACCAAACTCAGTAACACCTCCGAGTGGTCAGGAACGATGCGTTTCAAAACCTCTCTGCGTATCGACGGAAATTATGAAGGCAAAATCGATGCCGAGGGACTGCTTGTCATTGGCCCAGACGCAAAAATCAAGGGCGATATCATCTGTGATGAGGTCATTGTGGGTGGGGAAATTCACGGCAACGTTCATGCTCGCAAACGACTTGAACTTTTCAATACAGCCAAACTCTACGGAGACATCAAAACTCCCAAACTGAAAATGGACGATGGCGTTATTTTCCAGGGGAAATGTGAAATGCTCCCGACAAATAAATAG
- the fliW gene encoding flagellar assembly protein FliW → METIKTKAYGEIQVDPASQITFKREILGFEGLTKYYLIEMGDLPNFYWLQSAEEPELAFVVVNPRLFVENYKLVMDEIDWGLLEISENDEVIDLAIVNIPENIHNMTMNLLGPIVINATKRIAIQGISMNNAYGTKVPLFTKELSPTNT, encoded by the coding sequence GTGGAAACCATTAAAACAAAGGCCTATGGCGAGATTCAGGTTGATCCAGCGTCCCAGATCACTTTCAAAAGAGAAATCCTCGGATTTGAGGGTCTCACAAAGTACTACCTCATTGAGATGGGTGATCTGCCGAATTTCTACTGGCTCCAATCCGCAGAAGAACCAGAACTTGCCTTTGTCGTTGTCAATCCCCGACTCTTTGTTGAGAATTACAAACTGGTAATGGATGAGATTGATTGGGGATTACTGGAAATATCTGAGAATGATGAGGTTATAGACCTTGCCATTGTCAATATTCCCGAAAACATCCACAACATGACAATGAACCTTTTGGGTCCTATTGTCATCAATGCTACCAAACGAATAGCCATCCAGGGGATATCGATGAACAATGCCTATGGGACAAAGGTTCCCCTTTTCACCAAAGAACTTTCACCAACAAACACCTAA
- a CDS encoding tetratricopeptide repeat protein: protein MISPEKMEVLKYYNQGLDLYRRRNFTEAKKYFQKCLEIIPDDGPSQIYIERCDYFIQNPPPPDWDGVFVMTTK from the coding sequence ATGATCTCACCAGAAAAAATGGAAGTCCTCAAATACTACAATCAGGGGCTTGATCTTTACAGGAGGAGAAATTTCACCGAAGCAAAAAAATACTTTCAGAAATGCCTGGAAATTATCCCTGACGACGGTCCTTCCCAGATCTATATTGAGCGATGTGATTACTTTATCCAGAACCCTCCTCCCCCGGACTGGGATGGGGTATTTGTAATGACAACAAAGTAA